DNA from Thermoleophilum album:
AGCCGGAGCGCCCAGCGCCGCCAGGCACACCGCCGCGACCAGCGCGGCGCATGGCGCTCGCCGTGTGCAAGCGTCCTTATCAGTCAACCTAACCAAACCAGCGATAAATCGACTCACGAGATTGTCAGAACGTACCAGACTCCCTACCCACCGCGCTAGGGCCGTGCAACGACCGCTCGAGCACGCTCGTTCCGAGATCGCAAGCCCGGGGAACCCCACAGAGTGCCAACGACAGATCGAACTCGTCGATCAACAGCCGCAACACCCGTTCGACCCCAGCCGCGCCAGCAACCGCTAGCCCCCAGAGCACCGGCCGTCCCACCAGCACCGCCCGCGCGCCGAGCGCCAATGCCTTGAGCACGTCGGTACCGCGACGGATGCCGCCGTCGACCAAGACGTCGACCTCCTCGCCGACCTCTTCGACGACCTCCGGGAGCGCGTCGGCGGCCGCGCGAACACCATCGAGCTGACGACCCCCGTGGTTCGAGACGACCACCGCCGCTGCGCCGCTAGCGATCGCGCGCCGCGCGTCTTCCGCCGTCAGCACTCCCTTGACCACCACCGGCAGGTCGCTGGTGCCGACCAGCTCCTCGAGGTCGCGCCACGTTAGCGAAGCGTCAAGAAGCTCGCCGATCGCGCGCATGTCGAGGCGCGCATCGGACTCGCCAACGGCCGCCGCCAGGCTCGGCACCTCCAGTGCCGGCAGCGCGAAGCCGGTGCGCAGATCGCGCTCGCGCCGACCGAAGTAGGGCACGTCGACGGTCAGGAAGAGAGCACTGAAGCCGCTTGCTGCAGCCTCCTCGCAGAGCGCGCGGGTGACGCCGCGATCCCGGAACACGTAGACCTGGAACCACCGCGTCGCCTCCGGTGCGGCCTCAGCTATCTCGCTTGGCCGCGCCGTCGCGAGCGTCGACAGGCAAAGGGGGGCCTGCGCACGGGCCGCACCCGCCGCCGTCGCCTTCTCACCATCGGGATGAGCGAGACGGTGGAACGCCGTCGGCGCCACGCAGATCGGGTGTGCGAGACGCTGGCCGAGGAAAGTCGTGGACGTATCACGCCGCGAGACGTCGACGAGCATCCGTGGCCGCAAACGCAGGCGTGCCCACGCCGCCTCGTTGTCGCGCAGCGTGATCTCAGCGCCCGCACCGCCCGCGTAGTAGCCGAAGGTGCCGGGGTCAAGACGTTCCCGCGCGAGCTCCGCGAACTCCGCGAGCGTCGCCGGCAGCGGCGGCTGCTGCGGCGTCGACGCTCGTTGGCGGCGCCCGTCTCGCTCCTCGCTTCCCATTTGTCCGCTCACCTGCTGCCCTCCCCAGCTCGCTCTAGCGCTTGCGACGACGGCGCCGGCAACTCGATTACCTGACAGTCTGAATCCAACTCGCAGAGCGCAGCGACGTGCGACCGCTCCTCGGCGAATAGCACGACTTGGCGCTCTCTCGACTCCTCGACGAGTTGCTCGAGCCCGGCACGGAGGCGCAGCGCATCGAAGCGATCGAAGGGATCGTCGAGCAGCAGCGGCGCTCGGCCGCTCCGCTGACCGCTGTGCGCGTTGCGGCTAGCCGCTTGCTCG
Protein-coding regions in this window:
- a CDS encoding alpha-hydroxy acid oxidase → MSGQMGSEERDGRRQRASTPQQPPLPATLAEFAELARERLDPGTFGYYAGGAGAEITLRDNEAAWARLRLRPRMLVDVSRRDTSTTFLGQRLAHPICVAPTAFHRLAHPDGEKATAAGAARAQAPLCLSTLATARPSEIAEAAPEATRWFQVYVFRDRGVTRALCEEAAASGFSALFLTVDVPYFGRRERDLRTGFALPALEVPSLAAAVGESDARLDMRAIGELLDASLTWRDLEELVGTSDLPVVVKGVLTAEDARRAIASGAAAVVVSNHGGRQLDGVRAAADALPEVVEEVGEEVDVLVDGGIRRGTDVLKALALGARAVLVGRPVLWGLAVAGAAGVERVLRLLIDEFDLSLALCGVPRACDLGTSVLERSLHGPSAVGRESGTF